A stretch of the Leopardus geoffroyi isolate Oge1 chromosome B2, O.geoffroyi_Oge1_pat1.0, whole genome shotgun sequence genome encodes the following:
- the LOC123607895 gene encoding tripartite motif-containing protein 15-like isoform X1 yields MGAQPSCKVLLCPWCKEEGRTDPVTVPVPLGTLEEMHCEEHGEKVCFFCGHDAQLLCSRCREGPSHHTHAVGFLDGACQPHQSCRNFNSSLRGPSVMDAKNHVSRHPVTRSASDFPEAPLGPLTRPHPHNRHQIQALSASPRHWTASDVLPASTLSVSDHPPTLHEDGVRTQLEALRVEGEEIEDRKSREDQKFQMLLTHIEIRKQQVEAVFERLQQELREQRGLLLARLRGLEVQVCEEREDYISKFSEEVARHRAEAEELENCQQLDVGVSQSRCEKTFVSPETISPALVKKIRDVHRKILPLPEMLRTFSESLVHHLETDSGAGTRDPPAASWSTALSEDRKPTTFTRDQQDLPHCPWSSEGVPLALGCPGGTSGRPRRQVQVPPRARGGRPNTVYDEPARR; encoded by the exons ATGGGGGCCCAGCCCTCCTGCAAGGTCCTGCTGTGTCCGTGGTGCAAGGAGGAGGGGCGCACAGACCCTGTCACAGTCCCCGTGCCGCTGGGCACTCTGGAGGAGATGCATTGTGAGGAACACGGGGAGAAGGTGTGCTTCTTCTGCGGACACGATGCTCAGCTCCTGTGCTCGCGCTGTCGAGAGGGCCCCTCCCACCACACCCACGCCGTGGGCTTCCTGGACGGGGCCTGCCAGCCCCACCAG TCTTGCAGGAACTTCAACTCCAGCCTCAGAGGCCCCTCGGTGATGGACGCCAAGAACC aTGTCTCTCGTCATCCAGTCACCAGGTCTGCAAGCGATTTCCCAGAGGCACCTCTTGGGCCTTTAACTCGGCCTCATCCCCACAACCGCCACCAAATCCAGGCTCTCAGTGCTTCACCCAGACATTGGACGGCCTCGGACGtgctccctgcctccactctctctgtctccgatCACCCTCCAACCCTCCACGAG GACGGTGTCAGGACTCAGTTGGAAGCCctgagggtggagggagaagagatTGAGGACAGAAAGAGTCGGGAAGACCAGAAGTTCCAAATGCTTCTG ACTCACATCGAAATCAGGAAGCAGCAGGTAGAAGCCGTGTTTGAGAGGTTGCAGCAGGAGCTGAGGGAACAGCGGGGCCTCCTGCTGGCCAGGCTGAGGGGGCTGGAGGTGCAGGTTTGCGAGGAGCGAGAAGACTACATCTCCAAGTTCTCCGAGGAGgttgccaggcacagagctgaGGCCGAGGAGCTGGAGAACTGCCAGCAGCTG gaTGTGGGCGTCAGCCAGAGCAG GTGTGAGAAGACTTTTGTGAGTCCAGAGACCATTTCTCCTGCCCTTGTCAAGAAGATCCGAGATGTTCACAGGAAAATCCTGCCCCTCCCAGAGATGCTGAGGACCTTCTCAG AAAGCCTGGTGCATCATCTGGAAACAGACTCAG GGGCCGGGACCCGGGACCCTCCAGCCGCCAGCTGGAGCACGGCCCTCTCCGAGGACAGGAAGCCGACGACGTTCACCCGGGACCAGCAGGACCTGCCTCACTGCCCCTGGAGCTCCGAGGGTGTCCCCTTGGCGCTCGGCTGCCCCGGCGGCACCTCCGGCCGCCCCCGCCGGCAAGTGCAAGTGCCGCCCAGAGCCCGCGG AGGGCGTCCTAATACAGTGTACGACGAACCAGCCAGACGCTGA
- the LOC123607895 gene encoding tripartite motif-containing protein 15-like isoform X2 — protein sequence MGAQPSCKVLLCPWCKEEGRTDPVTVPVPLGTLEEMHCEEHGEKVCFFCGHDAQLLCSRCREGPSHHTHAVGFLDGACQPHQSCRNFNSSLRGPSVMDAKNHVSRHPVTRSASDFPEAPLGPLTRPHPHNRHQIQALSASPRHWTASDVLPASTLSVSDHPPTLHEDGVRTQLEALRVEGEEIEDRKSREDQKFQMLLTHIEIRKQQVEAVFERLQQELREQRGLLLARLRGLEVQVCEEREDYISKFSEEVARHRAEAEELENCQQLDVGVSQSRCEKTFVSPETISPALVKKIRDVHRKILPLPEMLRTFSGTCTGRWGLLLCH from the exons ATGGGGGCCCAGCCCTCCTGCAAGGTCCTGCTGTGTCCGTGGTGCAAGGAGGAGGGGCGCACAGACCCTGTCACAGTCCCCGTGCCGCTGGGCACTCTGGAGGAGATGCATTGTGAGGAACACGGGGAGAAGGTGTGCTTCTTCTGCGGACACGATGCTCAGCTCCTGTGCTCGCGCTGTCGAGAGGGCCCCTCCCACCACACCCACGCCGTGGGCTTCCTGGACGGGGCCTGCCAGCCCCACCAG TCTTGCAGGAACTTCAACTCCAGCCTCAGAGGCCCCTCGGTGATGGACGCCAAGAACC aTGTCTCTCGTCATCCAGTCACCAGGTCTGCAAGCGATTTCCCAGAGGCACCTCTTGGGCCTTTAACTCGGCCTCATCCCCACAACCGCCACCAAATCCAGGCTCTCAGTGCTTCACCCAGACATTGGACGGCCTCGGACGtgctccctgcctccactctctctgtctccgatCACCCTCCAACCCTCCACGAG GACGGTGTCAGGACTCAGTTGGAAGCCctgagggtggagggagaagagatTGAGGACAGAAAGAGTCGGGAAGACCAGAAGTTCCAAATGCTTCTG ACTCACATCGAAATCAGGAAGCAGCAGGTAGAAGCCGTGTTTGAGAGGTTGCAGCAGGAGCTGAGGGAACAGCGGGGCCTCCTGCTGGCCAGGCTGAGGGGGCTGGAGGTGCAGGTTTGCGAGGAGCGAGAAGACTACATCTCCAAGTTCTCCGAGGAGgttgccaggcacagagctgaGGCCGAGGAGCTGGAGAACTGCCAGCAGCTG gaTGTGGGCGTCAGCCAGAGCAG GTGTGAGAAGACTTTTGTGAGTCCAGAGACCATTTCTCCTGCCCTTGTCAAGAAGATCCGAGATGTTCACAGGAAAATCCTGCCCCTCCCAGAGATGCTGAGGACCTTCTCAG GGACATGCACTGGCAGGTGGGGGCTGCTCCTGTGCCATTAG